A part of Sinorhizobium chiapasense genomic DNA contains:
- a CDS encoding glutathione S-transferase N-terminal domain-containing protein has protein sequence MTAPIELYYWPTPNGWKITIMLEELGVPYVVKYINIGRGEQFAPDFLKIAPNNRMPAIIDPDGPGGQPISVFESGAILQYLGRKYGKFYPADERSRVEVDQWLFWQMGGLGPMAGQAHHFRQYAPEKIEYAINRYTNEANRLYGVMNNRLADRPFLAGDYSIADMACIGWVIPHENQGQDLNDFPYLKRWFEAVLARPAVQRAIEVGKEERARQKSLAEDQEAQKILFGQRAR, from the coding sequence ATGACTGCTCCGATCGAGCTCTATTACTGGCCGACCCCCAACGGGTGGAAGATCACGATCATGCTGGAGGAACTCGGCGTTCCCTACGTGGTCAAGTACATCAATATCGGGCGAGGCGAACAGTTCGCTCCGGATTTCCTGAAGATCGCACCCAATAACCGAATGCCGGCGATCATCGATCCCGATGGCCCGGGCGGCCAGCCGATCTCGGTGTTCGAGTCGGGGGCGATCCTGCAATATCTCGGCCGTAAGTACGGGAAGTTCTATCCGGCTGACGAGCGATCCCGCGTCGAGGTCGATCAATGGCTCTTCTGGCAGATGGGCGGCCTCGGTCCCATGGCGGGCCAGGCCCATCATTTCCGCCAATATGCGCCCGAGAAGATCGAATACGCGATCAATCGATACACCAACGAGGCGAACCGTCTCTATGGCGTGATGAACAATCGCCTCGCCGATCGGCCGTTCCTGGCCGGCGACTACTCGATTGCCGACATGGCCTGTATCGGCTGGGTGATCCCGCACGAGAATCAGGGACAGGATCTGAACGATTTCCCGTATCTCAAGCGCTGGTTCGAGGCGGTGCTTGCGCGGCCCGCCGTTCAGAGGGCGATCGAAGTGGGTAAGGAAGAGCGCGCCCGACAGAAGAGCCTCGCCGAGGACCAGGAGGCGCAGAAGATCCTGTTTGGGCAGCGTGCCCGTTGA
- a CDS encoding DUF2147 domain-containing protein gives MIRTLLVAAAIACGTAGSVLAAEPIVGNWKTASGATAEIAPCGGAYCVTLKTGKYAGKRIGNLSGTDGSYSGEITDPESDKTYSGSGAVNGNSLKMKGCLLKVLCKSQIWTRL, from the coding sequence ATGATTCGCACATTGCTCGTCGCTGCGGCCATTGCCTGCGGCACCGCAGGCTCGGTCCTTGCCGCAGAACCGATCGTCGGCAACTGGAAGACGGCGAGTGGCGCCACGGCCGAAATCGCACCATGCGGCGGCGCTTACTGCGTGACTCTGAAAACCGGAAAGTACGCGGGCAAGCGCATCGGCAATCTGAGCGGAACCGACGGCAGCTACAGCGGCGAAATCACCGATCCGGAAAGCGACAAGACCTATAGCGGGTCTGGCGCCGTCAATGGCAATTCGCTGAAGATGAAAGGCTGCCTGCTGAAGGTTCTTTGCAAATCGCAGATCTGGACGCGTCTGTAA
- a CDS encoding sel1 repeat family protein — MARFDMQIASDAAMGGENRADTLCEMGLAYATGRGRPVDLVAAHKWLNIAAIKGSDRAADLRADLAATMSKTDLAAALRAAREWMTVH; from the coding sequence ATGGCACGCTTTGATATGCAAATCGCTTCGGACGCCGCGATGGGCGGCGAAAACCGCGCGGACACGCTTTGTGAAATGGGCCTAGCCTATGCGACGGGCCGTGGCCGGCCGGTCGATCTCGTCGCTGCCCACAAGTGGCTCAACATTGCCGCCATCAAGGGGTCCGACCGCGCTGCGGACTTGCGCGCCGACCTCGCGGCAACCATGAGCAAGACCGATCTTGCCGCCGCGCTGCGTGCCGCACGCGAATGGATGACGGTACACTGA
- a CDS encoding pyridoxal phosphate-dependent aminotransferase has product MSAFSRFTPLVQSLPATIPFVGPEAIERQRGRKVAARIGANESGFGPANSVLLAMQQAAGETWKYADPESYELKQALAGHLGISSANIAIGEGIDGLLGQIVRLIIEPGMPVVTSFGAYPTFNYHVAGHGGRLVTVPYADDREDLDGLLAAVKRENAPLVYFANPDNPMGSWWPADRIVEFANALPETTLLVLDEAYSETAPPESIPAITSLIDKPNVIRTRTFSKAYGLAGSRVGYALSTPGTAAAFDKIRNHFGMNRVGVAAAIAALADRRYLKEVIVRIGASRDRISAIARDNGLQPLPSATNFVAIDCGRDATYARAIVDRLMSDHGVFIRMPGVAPLNRCIRVSTGPEAEMDLLEAALPAVLRSLAADS; this is encoded by the coding sequence ATGTCCGCATTCTCCCGCTTCACACCGCTTGTCCAGTCTTTGCCAGCAACCATTCCCTTCGTCGGACCTGAAGCGATCGAGCGCCAGCGCGGCCGCAAAGTTGCGGCGCGCATCGGCGCCAACGAAAGCGGATTCGGCCCGGCAAATTCGGTGCTGCTCGCCATGCAGCAAGCGGCAGGAGAAACCTGGAAATATGCCGATCCCGAAAGTTACGAACTGAAACAGGCCCTCGCCGGGCATCTCGGAATCTCTTCCGCCAACATTGCGATCGGCGAAGGCATCGACGGCCTGCTCGGCCAGATCGTCCGCCTCATCATCGAGCCCGGCATGCCGGTCGTGACCTCGTTCGGAGCCTATCCGACATTCAACTATCATGTCGCCGGGCACGGCGGGCGTCTGGTCACGGTTCCCTATGCCGACGATCGAGAAGACCTCGACGGGTTGCTTGCCGCAGTGAAGCGCGAGAATGCACCGCTCGTCTACTTCGCGAACCCCGACAACCCGATGGGGAGCTGGTGGCCGGCCGATCGAATCGTTGAATTCGCAAATGCACTGCCGGAAACGACGCTCCTGGTCCTCGACGAAGCCTACAGCGAAACGGCACCGCCCGAGTCGATACCCGCGATCACCAGCTTGATCGACAAGCCGAACGTCATACGCACGCGCACTTTTTCCAAGGCCTATGGACTTGCCGGGTCGCGCGTCGGTTACGCGCTTTCGACGCCCGGCACGGCCGCGGCGTTTGACAAGATCCGCAATCACTTCGGGATGAACCGTGTCGGGGTCGCCGCAGCGATTGCAGCCCTCGCCGACCGGCGTTATCTCAAGGAAGTCATTGTGAGAATAGGGGCGTCGCGTGACCGAATCTCCGCAATTGCGCGTGACAACGGGCTGCAGCCATTGCCATCAGCCACAAATTTCGTGGCCATCGACTGCGGACGGGACGCGACCTATGCGCGGGCGATCGTCGACCGGCTGATGAGCGACCATGGCGTTTTCATCCGCATGCCGGGCGTTGCCCCGCTCAATCGCTGCATTCGGGTCAGCACCGGACCGGAAGCTGAAATGGACCTGCTCGAAGCAGCCCTGCCCGCCGTTCTCCGGAGCCTGGCAGCCGATAGCTGA
- a CDS encoding PilZ domain-containing protein, whose protein sequence is MLQSTMYSLVPSPLYERKYERFSIGQAGTLMSVRPALGGVSIRACKMIDISRGGASFSVTTTIGLSQHYYLHIVGTRFRIGCAEVYRKGERIGVQFIKTIDEAFLHEIVRHEFFTGQEKKTYSNPASASRRPASVNWGFVE, encoded by the coding sequence ATGCTGCAGTCGACCATGTATTCGCTCGTCCCCTCGCCGCTTTACGAGCGGAAATACGAGCGCTTTTCGATCGGCCAGGCTGGCACGCTGATGTCGGTGCGACCGGCTCTCGGCGGCGTCTCGATACGCGCCTGCAAAATGATCGACATATCCCGGGGCGGCGCGAGCTTTTCCGTGACCACTACAATCGGACTGTCGCAGCACTACTATCTCCATATTGTCGGTACGAGATTTCGCATCGGATGCGCCGAGGTCTACCGCAAGGGAGAGCGCATCGGCGTGCAATTCATCAAGACGATCGACGAGGCATTCCTGCACGAAATCGTGCGCCACGAATTTTTCACCGGGCAAGAAAAGAAGACCTATTCCAACCCGGCATCGGCTTCGCGTCGTCCCGCGTCTGTCAACTGGGGCTTCGTCGAGTGA
- a CDS encoding PilZ domain-containing protein, whose protein sequence is MSMIMHVAQAKPGQSAAVYQHYFIERPCRILVIGKQLKAKTKYQCLLRHISIGGAMLDFNAAIMLPKHFFLEIDGFKEEIGCAEVHRSGTELGVRFNMLLAQDFLRRLIRLQFSSGGV, encoded by the coding sequence ATGTCGATGATCATGCATGTCGCGCAAGCAAAGCCCGGCCAGTCCGCGGCCGTGTACCAGCATTATTTCATCGAGCGCCCGTGCCGCATCCTTGTCATCGGCAAGCAACTGAAGGCGAAGACCAAGTATCAATGCCTGCTTCGGCATATCTCGATTGGCGGCGCAATGCTCGACTTCAATGCCGCGATCATGCTGCCGAAGCACTTCTTTCTGGAGATCGACGGCTTCAAAGAGGAGATCGGCTGCGCCGAGGTCCATCGCAGCGGCACGGAGCTAGGCGTGCGCTTCAATATGCTGCTTGCCCAAGATTTTCTGCGCCGACTGATCCGCCTGCAGTTTTCCAGCGGTGGCGTTTAG
- a CDS encoding tyrosine-type recombinase/integrase, with amino-acid sequence MWVSGRMSALTDKQIKNAKKEEKDYKLADGGGLNLFVLRTGTKSWRLRYRFDGKEKTLVIGNYPDVSLADARAERESAKETLKAGRDPSVVKKVEKLIGKKQTADTFEVIAREWHDLQKPHWVPKHAADVLDSLVKDVFPIIGKMPIRDIDAPTVLAVLRLVEKRDAKETARRIRQRLSSIFVYAIASGRATQDPAAVVREALAPMKKGRQPAITDIDKAREMLLAAWSTPAHPVTKLGLRMLVLTAVRPGTLISTPWTEWNVLDEDDPVWVIPAARMKLKLQHKDDENRDHLVPMPSQAMETMRVLRSLTGRGPFVLPNGRHAHKHMSENGLGYLLNRAGYHHKHVPHGFRSTFSTVMNERYPVDRAIIDLMLAHTPKDKVEGAYNRAEHIERRKELAQLWADIILKDMPSAEELLHGPRKNLKQVEAVTLEPRARRRGSASPLQ; translated from the coding sequence ATGTGGGTATCAGGGCGCATGAGTGCTTTAACGGACAAGCAGATCAAGAACGCAAAGAAAGAGGAAAAGGACTACAAGCTCGCCGACGGCGGCGGACTTAACCTTTTCGTTCTCCGCACCGGCACAAAATCATGGCGGCTGCGGTATCGCTTCGACGGTAAGGAAAAGACGCTCGTCATCGGAAACTATCCCGACGTGTCGCTCGCCGACGCGCGGGCGGAGAGGGAGAGTGCCAAGGAGACGCTGAAAGCCGGACGTGACCCCAGCGTCGTCAAGAAGGTCGAAAAGCTCATTGGCAAGAAACAGACGGCAGACACCTTTGAGGTTATTGCCCGAGAGTGGCACGATCTCCAAAAGCCTCACTGGGTCCCAAAGCACGCGGCCGACGTTCTGGACTCGCTAGTCAAGGACGTATTCCCGATCATAGGCAAGATGCCGATCCGCGACATCGATGCGCCGACCGTGCTGGCAGTTCTCCGGTTGGTGGAGAAGCGGGACGCAAAGGAAACTGCGCGACGAATCCGGCAGCGGCTTTCATCCATCTTCGTGTACGCCATCGCATCAGGCAGGGCGACACAAGATCCAGCCGCGGTCGTACGTGAGGCGTTGGCGCCCATGAAGAAGGGGCGGCAGCCCGCCATTACAGATATCGACAAGGCCCGCGAAATGCTGCTGGCGGCATGGTCTACTCCGGCGCATCCTGTGACGAAGCTCGGACTGCGGATGCTGGTGCTGACCGCAGTACGCCCCGGCACGCTGATCTCCACGCCCTGGACAGAGTGGAACGTTCTCGACGAGGATGATCCGGTTTGGGTGATACCGGCGGCCCGCATGAAGCTCAAGCTGCAGCATAAGGATGACGAAAACCGCGATCACCTCGTTCCGATGCCCAGCCAGGCGATGGAAACCATGAGGGTTCTGCGTTCACTCACAGGGAGGGGTCCGTTCGTCTTGCCGAACGGCCGTCACGCGCACAAACACATGTCTGAAAATGGTCTCGGCTACCTTTTGAACCGCGCCGGGTACCATCACAAGCACGTGCCGCACGGGTTCCGCTCCACGTTCTCAACGGTGATGAATGAACGTTATCCTGTCGATCGCGCGATAATCGACCTGATGCTCGCCCATACGCCGAAGGACAAGGTGGAGGGCGCCTATAACCGCGCCGAGCACATCGAGCGCCGCAAAGAGCTCGCGCAGCTTTGGGCGGACATCATTTTGAAGGACATGCCATCAGCCGAGGAACTGCTTCACGGACCGCGGAAGAACCTCAAGCAAGTAGAGGCTGTAACTTTAGAGCCAAGAGCCAGACGGCGAGGATCAGCGTCGCCGCTACAATGA
- a CDS encoding 3TM-type holin has product MSVIVTSIILAAAKVGAPIVKGILEKHVGGAAGEVGGAVIDAIAESAGVAPEALPSVPAKELEAAVADVETRAPEIIQAYTASQRETNRLYLAEMDKQSNFGWMWRPAGMWLMLVCVAWYVMIVPLLNALLAALGAHTTITLIVDFASFVTIFMTYCGLYMGGNTILRSVKK; this is encoded by the coding sequence ATGAGCGTGATCGTCACCTCCATCATTCTCGCCGCCGCAAAGGTCGGAGCACCCATCGTCAAGGGCATCCTTGAAAAGCATGTTGGCGGTGCCGCTGGCGAGGTCGGTGGCGCAGTGATTGATGCAATCGCGGAAAGCGCAGGGGTCGCCCCGGAGGCTTTGCCGAGCGTTCCTGCCAAGGAGCTCGAGGCGGCGGTGGCCGACGTGGAGACACGCGCTCCGGAAATCATCCAGGCCTACACTGCGAGCCAGCGCGAGACGAACCGCCTGTATCTTGCCGAGATGGACAAACAGAGCAATTTCGGCTGGATGTGGCGCCCGGCCGGCATGTGGCTGATGCTCGTCTGTGTCGCATGGTACGTGATGATCGTTCCTTTGCTCAACGCCCTGCTGGCGGCGCTCGGCGCGCACACGACAATCACGCTGATCGTCGATTTCGCCTCGTTCGTGACGATCTTCATGACCTATTGCGGGCTCTACATGGGCGGCAACACAATCCTGCGCTCGGTCAAGAAGTGA
- a CDS encoding glycoside hydrolase family 108 protein, whose translation MSDRFDECHPITAGHEGGWSDHKDDPGGKTMYGVTETRWHEYQDKMKMKRTPVRNITKAQALKFYRSEFWEACGASNLFAGVDLAVYDASVNSGVSRGRKWLLASVGSNDHSETVKRICRARLSFMQSLTIWKTFGKGWGRRVADIEVKGVAMALAAMGATESRIKAEAAKEAHAAKQSAAAASSKAKTAAGGAAASSGAPLVAPAAADTTALLLFGALFLFLAIGAVVMITRKRAADARAEAYGKAAA comes from the coding sequence ATGAGCGACAGATTTGACGAGTGTCACCCGATCACAGCCGGCCATGAAGGCGGCTGGAGCGACCACAAAGACGATCCCGGCGGCAAGACGATGTACGGGGTCACCGAGACGCGGTGGCACGAATACCAGGACAAAATGAAGATGAAGCGGACGCCGGTGAGGAATATCACCAAGGCGCAGGCGCTGAAATTCTATCGCAGCGAGTTTTGGGAAGCCTGTGGCGCCTCCAATCTTTTCGCCGGAGTCGATCTTGCCGTCTATGACGCCTCGGTTAATTCCGGTGTCTCGCGCGGTCGCAAGTGGCTGCTCGCCTCGGTCGGCAGCAATGACCATTCCGAAACGGTCAAGCGCATCTGCCGAGCCCGGCTGTCATTCATGCAGTCGCTCACGATCTGGAAAACCTTCGGCAAGGGCTGGGGCCGGCGCGTCGCTGATATCGAGGTCAAAGGCGTTGCCATGGCGCTCGCTGCCATGGGCGCGACGGAGAGCCGGATCAAGGCTGAAGCGGCCAAGGAAGCGCATGCGGCAAAGCAAAGCGCTGCGGCAGCCAGCAGCAAGGCTAAGACGGCAGCCGGCGGCGCAGCGGCTTCCAGTGGCGCCCCGCTTGTCGCCCCGGCAGCAGCCGACACGACGGCACTGTTGCTCTTCGGGGCCCTCTTCCTCTTCCTGGCGATCGGCGCCGTCGTGATGATCACACGCAAGCGGGCGGCCGATGCCCGGGCGGAAGCTTATGGAAAGGCAGCGGCATGA
- a CDS encoding N4-gp56 family major capsid protein yields the protein MSQTVVAFGDAKAQKKWSGALFIDITKKSYFDRKFIGTSDEFCIQRLTDLESEAGDTISFDLSIQLRNKPTYGDQRLEGKEENLKFFTDQVFIDQMRHGVSAGGKMSRKRTAHNMRQIGKNRLSDYWSKFNDQMLFIYLSGARGINEDFIEDTTWAGHAGNPIQAPDSGHIIYGGDATSKASLDATDKMSRAVIERAQVHARMMSAKDPKNANMMPLMINGESHYICVMNPFQEHDLRNSDQGGWLEIQKAAATAEGKANPIFKGGLGMINNTVLHSHEWAIRFTDYGAGNNVHAGRALFMGRQAGVIAYGSTGGLRYTWTEETKDHGNEPVVASGVIDGVKKTRFNSRDYGVISIDTAAKDPNAA from the coding sequence ATGTCTCAGACAGTTGTCGCCTTCGGCGATGCTAAGGCCCAAAAGAAGTGGTCTGGCGCGCTTTTCATCGACATTACGAAGAAAAGCTATTTCGACCGCAAATTCATCGGCACCTCTGACGAGTTCTGCATCCAGCGCCTGACCGATCTCGAATCGGAAGCCGGCGACACGATCTCGTTCGACCTGTCTATCCAGCTTCGCAACAAGCCCACCTACGGCGACCAGCGACTCGAGGGCAAGGAAGAAAACCTGAAATTCTTCACGGATCAGGTTTTCATCGATCAGATGCGCCACGGCGTTTCCGCCGGCGGCAAGATGAGCCGCAAGCGCACCGCCCACAACATGCGCCAGATCGGCAAGAACCGCCTTTCCGACTATTGGTCGAAGTTCAACGACCAGATGCTGTTCATCTATCTTTCGGGTGCTCGCGGCATCAACGAGGACTTCATCGAGGACACCACCTGGGCGGGCCACGCCGGCAATCCGATCCAGGCACCGGACAGCGGTCACATCATCTACGGCGGCGATGCCACCAGCAAGGCGAGCCTCGACGCCACGGACAAGATGAGCCGTGCCGTTATCGAGCGCGCGCAGGTCCATGCCCGCATGATGTCGGCCAAGGACCCGAAGAACGCGAACATGATGCCGCTGATGATCAACGGCGAGTCGCACTACATCTGCGTCATGAACCCGTTCCAGGAACATGACCTGCGCAACTCGGATCAGGGCGGCTGGCTCGAAATCCAGAAAGCGGCTGCGACGGCGGAAGGCAAGGCGAACCCGATATTCAAGGGCGGGCTCGGCATGATCAACAACACCGTTCTCCACAGCCATGAATGGGCGATCCGCTTCACCGACTACGGTGCGGGCAACAATGTCCATGCCGGCCGCGCTCTGTTCATGGGCCGGCAGGCAGGCGTCATTGCGTACGGCTCCACTGGTGGCCTCCGCTACACGTGGACGGAAGAGACCAAGGACCACGGCAACGAGCCTGTCGTCGCTTCCGGCGTGATCGATGGCGTCAAGAAGACGCGGTTCAACAGCCGCGACTACGGTGTGATCTCGATCGACACCGCCGCGAAGGACCCGAACGCCGCCTGA
- a CDS encoding phage adaptor protein, with protein sequence MPKASELMALAAIQLLDEDHIRWTLAELAGWINEGVKAIVLAKPSAASMTAALQLGQGTRQALPADIDGKAPIQLLGVNRNLASTATPRLGLRAIRTAARDQIDAQEPNWHNRSYVPYRKEARQVVFDEQVPTEFYVYPGNDGTGIVEVAFSYVPTPVTLAEGADAELLESWAIDVGLPEPYSVPLLDYVLYRCHSKDDTAADTVKAQSHYQLFAAAVGIKVQVEGANNPNRRR encoded by the coding sequence ATGCCAAAGGCGAGCGAGTTGATGGCGCTGGCTGCGATCCAGCTTCTGGACGAGGACCACATCCGTTGGACGCTCGCCGAGCTGGCCGGTTGGATCAACGAGGGCGTCAAGGCGATTGTGTTGGCGAAGCCTTCTGCCGCTTCAATGACGGCTGCGCTGCAGCTCGGGCAGGGGACGCGCCAGGCGCTTCCTGCCGACATTGACGGCAAAGCCCCCATCCAGCTTCTCGGGGTCAATCGCAACCTCGCATCAACCGCCACGCCCCGGCTTGGCTTGCGGGCGATCCGGACAGCCGCGCGCGACCAGATCGACGCCCAGGAGCCGAACTGGCATAACCGTTCCTACGTGCCCTATCGGAAGGAAGCCCGGCAAGTCGTCTTCGACGAACAAGTTCCGACCGAGTTCTATGTCTATCCGGGCAATGACGGTACCGGCATCGTCGAAGTGGCGTTTTCATACGTGCCGACGCCGGTGACGCTCGCCGAAGGGGCAGATGCGGAGCTGCTCGAGTCCTGGGCGATCGACGTCGGCTTGCCGGAGCCCTACAGCGTCCCGCTGCTCGACTACGTACTCTACCGGTGCCACTCCAAGGATGACACCGCGGCGGACACGGTCAAGGCACAGAGTCACTACCAGCTTTTCGCCGCGGCGGTCGGGATCAAGGTGCAGGTCGAAGGCGCCAACAATCCGAACAGGAGGCGCTGA